A single region of the Lotus japonicus ecotype B-129 chromosome 4, LjGifu_v1.2 genome encodes:
- the LOC130713313 gene encoding uncharacterized protein LOC130713313: MATSLEDVVGSRRSWTPPLVDFVSLSVDGSFKHDHHLMGMGVVSGGDLVSAEVRALKLGLELIWSMGVRKVQCEADCLECVEALRDDQFVQHVHASEFADVHQLLDRDWETRLRNIPREANALHISTQSVSPQCVFTILEDPPNRVVPLIFKDTIGV; this comes from the exons ATGGCTACGTCACTTGAGGATGTTGTTGGTTCTCGTAGGTCTTGGACTCCTCCACTCGTTGATTTTGTTTCTCTCTCAGTAGATGGCTCCTTCAAACATGACCACCATCTTATGGGAATGGGGGTTGTG AGTGGGGGCGATCTTGTTAGTGCTGAGGTACGTGCTCTTAAACTTGGCCTTGAGCTCATTTGGAGCATGGGTGTCAGGAAGGTTCAGTGTGAGGCTGATTGTTTGGAGTGTGTGGAGGCACTCAGGGATGATCAATTCGTGCAGCATGTTCACGCTAGTGAGTTTGCAGATGTTCATCAATTGTTGGACAGGGATTGGGAGACTCGCCTCAGAAATATCCCTCGGGAAGCTAATGCTCTGCACATTTCTACGCAGAGTGTCTCGCCTCAGTGCGTGTTTACTATCCTTGAGGATCCTCCTAATCGGGTTGTGCCGTTAATTTTCAAGGATACTATAGGGGTGTAG
- the LOC130711219 gene encoding zinc finger CCCH domain-containing protein 58-like, which yields MDRYGGSQSQSDPSPEWPLAAGETALEEPVWQLGLSGGGESYPLRPDEADCIYYLRTGYCGYGSRCRFNHPRDRGAVIGAARTGGEYPERAGQPVCQYYMRTGSCKFGSSCKYHHPRQPSGTTTPVSLNYHGYPLRMGQKECSYYVKTGQCKFGATCKFHHPQPAGGQMLAPSPVPSVSPLPVPVPSPVYQTGQPPSGPSSQQYGVLVARPPLLPGSFVQGPYGPMVLSPAMYPLSSWGPYQAPASPVVPSSSPSNVGSTQFNVGSTQFYGITHLPSLTSAYGGPYQTTVSSIGPSGSSQKEHTLPERPDQPECHYYMKTGECKFGQSCRYHHPPDMGASKANVNLSPVGLPLRPGAPPCTHYTQRGICKFGSACKFDHPIGSLSYSPSASSLADMPVAPYPVGSSIGTLAPSSSSSELRPELAPGSSKEPVSSRMSSSMSTSTGSVGLTLSTAGPISQSSTLQSAPSSSSLATTTSATSSSTVSQSSS from the exons ATGGACCGGTACGGCGGGTCGCAGTCGCAGTCTGATCCGTCGCCGGAATGGCCCCTCGCCGCCGGAGAAACCGCCCTCGAAG AGCCGGTGTGGCAACTGGGattgagtggtggtggtgaatcGTACCCTCTCCGTCCCGATGAGGCTGATTGTATCTACTATCTGAGAACTGGTTATTGTGGTTACGGCTCGCGGTGTCGGTTCAATCATCCCCGTGACCGTGGCGCG GTTATTGGAGCTGCGAGGACTGGGGGGGAGTATCCGGAAAGAGCAGGACAGCCTGTGTGTCAG TACTATATGAGGACGGGATCATGCAAATTTGGTTCATCTTGCAAGTACCACCATCCTAGGCAGCCATCAGGCACTACTACTCCTGTGTCACTAAATTATCATGGATATCCATTGCGAATG GGTCAGAAAGAGTGTTCCTATTATGTGAAAACTGGACAATGCAAGTTTGGTGCAACTTGTAAATTCCATCATCCACAGCCTGCCGGTGGCCAAATGCTAGCACCATCGCCAGTTCCCTCTGTTTCACCGCTGCCTGTACCGGTGCCTTCACCAGTTTATCAAACTGGACAGCCTCCATCTGGTCCTTCATCACAACAATATGGCGTACTGGTCGCAAGGCCACCTCTGCTCCCTGGCTCATTTGTCCAGGGCCCCTATGGGCCAATGGTATTGTCCCCTGCCATGTACCCTCTCTCCAGCTGGGGTCCGTATCAG GCTCCTGCAAGTCCTGTAGTTCCTTCCAGTAGTCCGTCTAATGTTGGTTCAACACAGTTTAATGTTGGTTCAACACAGTTTTATGGGATTACCCATTTACCTTCACTAACAAGTGCCTATGGTGGACCATATCAAACTACGGTTTCATCAATCGGTCCTTCAGGCAGTAGCCAGAAGGAGCACACATTACCAGAAAGGCCTGACCAACCAGAATGCCATTATTACATGAAAACAGGGGAGTGTAAATTTGGTCAATCATGTAGATATCATCATCCACCAGATATGGGTGCGTCAAAGGCAAATGTTAACCTTAGTCCTGTGGGTCTTCCTTTGCGCCCG GGGGCACCACCTTGCACTCATTATACACAGCGTGGAATTTGTAAGTTTGGTTCTGCGTGCAAATTTGATCATCCGATTGGATCGCTGAGTTACAGCCCATCTGCTTCTTCCCTGGCTGATATGCCGGTTGCACCCTATCCTGTGGGTTCCTCAATTGGTACTCTTGccccatcatcttcttcatcagagtTGCGGCCTGAACTTGCCCCTGGATCCAGCAAGGAGCCAGTTTCGTCCAGAATGTCTTCATCAATGAGcacatctactggatcagttgGCTTGACCTTGTCAACTGCTGGACCCATTTCTCAATCAAGCACTCTGCAATCTGCTCCGAGTTCCAGTTCTTTAGCAACTACAACCAGTGCCACATCAAGTAGCACTGTCTCTCAAAGTTCAAGCTAG